The following proteins are encoded in a genomic region of Trichoplusia ni isolate ovarian cell line Hi5 chromosome 18, tn1, whole genome shotgun sequence:
- the LOC113502796 gene encoding uncharacterized protein LOC113502796 has protein sequence MDIYGYPGYPYNQSDELAKQMFAQQALAVPFNRGIQEPHVMPAPSGAPWNAQGVTWGLAAPPHLVHFTALHPEVEQKFPQLHCKRKSLDVEPVIPAKQLITEEKMAAHLNSLHISSEYTPHALATVNEGMDVGMEPVSEKLKGHTIVLSEELKKLQEEPLLPAALIDRFEKPRMSLVVWKPRENILEKLKEDDKELEKDEPQKRNGVLATSHPSSSTPEDIDM, from the exons atggATATATACGGGTACCCTGGTTATCCGTATAACCAGTCTGATGAACTAGCAAAACAAATGTTCGCCCAGCAAGCATTGGCTGTGCCTTTTAACCGAGGTATACAAGAGCCGCACGTAATGCCTGCACCCTCTGGAGCGCCGTGGAACGCGCAGGGAGTGACATGGGGACTGGCGGCGCCGCCCCACCTGGTGCACTTTACTGCCTTGCATCCAGAAGTGGAACAGAAATTTCCGCAGCTCCATTGTAAAAGAAAGAGTCTGGATGTAGAACCGGTGAT ACCAGCAAAGCAGCTTATCACAGAAGAGAAAATGGCCGCGCACCTGAACAGTCTCCACATATCATCGGAATACACACCGCACGCACTAGCAACAGTCAATGAAGGCATGGATGTTGGCATGGAACCAGTTTCCGAGAAGCTGAAGGGTCACACAATAGTACTGTCCGAGGAGTTAAAAAAGTTACAGGAGGAACCCTTGCTACCTGCAGCCCTAATAGATAG ATTCGAGAAACCTCGAATGTCCCTAGTGGTATGGAAACCACGAGAAAACATCCTAGAGAAATTAAAAGAAGATGACAAAGAATTAGAAAAGGATGAGCCACAGAAAAGGAATGGTGTCCTAGCAACCAGCCATCCATCTTCATCAACACCGGAGGATATTGACATGTAA
- the LOC113502764 gene encoding calcium release-activated calcium channel protein 1-like isoform X2 produces the protein MKDKVKVSEASFVTSVEESPRVDQCTQTPPSGKARPRTLQRYHTSDHIYERSHRTYRNRHEPRPKSLGLTDSYPFIAKPPSYDYPKFKVSVTDSPTISVTPPHSLEYVCSKGGTSPNGSVTPNGMVSNKSATTVLLSPGYLQNPCQCNQSIKSVSEVALTMPVSPGWNEELPQGSEGLSWRRLHMSRAKLKATATTSELLSGFAMVAMVELQINEPTNVPEWLFVMFAVCTTVLVAVHIFALMISTYLLPNIDAVSKMETPGAPARALRDSPHERMRGFIELAWAFSTVLGLFLFLVEIAILCWVKFWDYSFAAATAATVIVIPVLIVFVAFAIHFYHSLVVQKCETSNQDIEQLESMKRELDTATVKVNMF, from the exons ATGAAGGATAAGGTTAag GTATCAGAGGCAAGCTTCGTAACGAGCGTGGAGGAATCACCGCGCGTCGACCAATGCACCCAGACGCCGCCAAGCGGGAAGGCACGGCCCCGCACCTTGCAAAGGTACCACACATCCGACCACATCTACGAGCGGTCACACAGAACCTACAGAAACAGGCACGAGCCCCGACCCAAGAGCCTGGGCCTCACAGACTCTTACCCCTTCATTGCGAAGCCGCCCAGCTATGATTACCCAAA ATTCAAGGTCAGCGTGACAGACAGCCCCACAATATCGGTGACCCCGCCGCACAGCCTCGAGTACGTGTGCTCTAAAGGAGGCACCAGCCCCAACGGGAGTGTGACCCCCAACGGGATGGTCTCCAACAAGTCGGCGACCACAGTGCTGCTCAGTCCAGGGTATCTTCAGAACCCTTGTCAATGTAATCAGTCTATTAAG AGTGTAAGTGAGGTAGCGCTGACGATGCCGGTGTCTCCAGGATGGAATGAGGAACTGCCTCAGGGTTCTGAAGGGCTCTCGTGGCGCCGGCTGCACATGTCCAGGGCAAAACTCAAAGCCACTGCCACCACCTCGGAACTATTATCTG GTTTCGCCATGGTAGCGATGGTGGAACTACAAATAAACGAGCCGACGAACGTCCCAGAGTGGCTGTTCGTAATGTTCGCGGTGTGTACCACGGTCCTCGTGGCAGTGCACATCTTCGCCCTCATGATATCCACGTACCTGCTGCCGAATATCGACGCTGTGAGCAAGATGGAGACGCCCGGAGCGCCCGCCAGAGCTCTGCGGGACTCGCCGCATGAGAGGATGCGGGGGTTCATCGAGCTGGCCTGGGCTTTTAGTACAGTTTTAG GTTTATTCTTGTTCCTGGTGGAGATCGCTATTCTCTGCTGGGTGAAGTTCTGGGACTACTCGTTCGCGGCAGCCACGGCTGCCACCGTCATCGTCATACCAG TATTAATCGTCTTCGTAGCGTTCGCGATACATTTCTACCACTCCCTGGTGGTACAGAAGTGCGAGACCTCAAACCAGGACATTGAGCAGTTGGAAAGCATGAAACGGGAACTGGACACCGCTACTGTCAAAGTTAACATGTTTTAA
- the LOC113502764 gene encoding calcium release-activated calcium channel protein 1-like isoform X3 has translation MIYPTSKMLEVADNVSEASFVTSVEESPRVDQCTQTPPSGKARPRTLQRFKVSVTDSPTISVTPPHSLEYVCSKGGTSPNGSVTPNGMVSNKSATTVLLSPGYLQNPCQCNQSIKSVSEVALTMPVSPGWNEELPQGSEGLSWRRLHMSRAKLKATATTSELLSGFAMVAMVELQINEPTNVPEWLFVMFAVCTTVLVAVHIFALMISTYLLPNIDAVSKMETPGAPARALRDSPHERMRGFIELAWAFSTVLGLFLFLVEIAILCWVKFWDYSFAAATAATVIVIPVLIVFVAFAIHFYHSLVVQKCETSNQDIEQLESMKRELDTATVKVNMF, from the exons GTATCAGAGGCAAGCTTCGTAACGAGCGTGGAGGAATCACCGCGCGTCGACCAATGCACCCAGACGCCGCCAAGCGGGAAGGCACGGCCCCGCACCTTGCAAAG ATTCAAGGTCAGCGTGACAGACAGCCCCACAATATCGGTGACCCCGCCGCACAGCCTCGAGTACGTGTGCTCTAAAGGAGGCACCAGCCCCAACGGGAGTGTGACCCCCAACGGGATGGTCTCCAACAAGTCGGCGACCACAGTGCTGCTCAGTCCAGGGTATCTTCAGAACCCTTGTCAATGTAATCAGTCTATTAAG AGTGTAAGTGAGGTAGCGCTGACGATGCCGGTGTCTCCAGGATGGAATGAGGAACTGCCTCAGGGTTCTGAAGGGCTCTCGTGGCGCCGGCTGCACATGTCCAGGGCAAAACTCAAAGCCACTGCCACCACCTCGGAACTATTATCTG GTTTCGCCATGGTAGCGATGGTGGAACTACAAATAAACGAGCCGACGAACGTCCCAGAGTGGCTGTTCGTAATGTTCGCGGTGTGTACCACGGTCCTCGTGGCAGTGCACATCTTCGCCCTCATGATATCCACGTACCTGCTGCCGAATATCGACGCTGTGAGCAAGATGGAGACGCCCGGAGCGCCCGCCAGAGCTCTGCGGGACTCGCCGCATGAGAGGATGCGGGGGTTCATCGAGCTGGCCTGGGCTTTTAGTACAGTTTTAG GTTTATTCTTGTTCCTGGTGGAGATCGCTATTCTCTGCTGGGTGAAGTTCTGGGACTACTCGTTCGCGGCAGCCACGGCTGCCACCGTCATCGTCATACCAG TATTAATCGTCTTCGTAGCGTTCGCGATACATTTCTACCACTCCCTGGTGGTACAGAAGTGCGAGACCTCAAACCAGGACATTGAGCAGTTGGAAAGCATGAAACGGGAACTGGACACCGCTACTGTCAAAGTTAACATGTTTTAA
- the LOC113502764 gene encoding calcium release-activated calcium channel protein 1-like isoform X1 gives MIYPTSKMLEVADNVSEASFVTSVEESPRVDQCTQTPPSGKARPRTLQRYHTSDHIYERSHRTYRNRHEPRPKSLGLTDSYPFIAKPPSYDYPKFKVSVTDSPTISVTPPHSLEYVCSKGGTSPNGSVTPNGMVSNKSATTVLLSPGYLQNPCQCNQSIKSVSEVALTMPVSPGWNEELPQGSEGLSWRRLHMSRAKLKATATTSELLSGFAMVAMVELQINEPTNVPEWLFVMFAVCTTVLVAVHIFALMISTYLLPNIDAVSKMETPGAPARALRDSPHERMRGFIELAWAFSTVLGLFLFLVEIAILCWVKFWDYSFAAATAATVIVIPVLIVFVAFAIHFYHSLVVQKCETSNQDIEQLESMKRELDTATVKVNMF, from the exons GTATCAGAGGCAAGCTTCGTAACGAGCGTGGAGGAATCACCGCGCGTCGACCAATGCACCCAGACGCCGCCAAGCGGGAAGGCACGGCCCCGCACCTTGCAAAGGTACCACACATCCGACCACATCTACGAGCGGTCACACAGAACCTACAGAAACAGGCACGAGCCCCGACCCAAGAGCCTGGGCCTCACAGACTCTTACCCCTTCATTGCGAAGCCGCCCAGCTATGATTACCCAAA ATTCAAGGTCAGCGTGACAGACAGCCCCACAATATCGGTGACCCCGCCGCACAGCCTCGAGTACGTGTGCTCTAAAGGAGGCACCAGCCCCAACGGGAGTGTGACCCCCAACGGGATGGTCTCCAACAAGTCGGCGACCACAGTGCTGCTCAGTCCAGGGTATCTTCAGAACCCTTGTCAATGTAATCAGTCTATTAAG AGTGTAAGTGAGGTAGCGCTGACGATGCCGGTGTCTCCAGGATGGAATGAGGAACTGCCTCAGGGTTCTGAAGGGCTCTCGTGGCGCCGGCTGCACATGTCCAGGGCAAAACTCAAAGCCACTGCCACCACCTCGGAACTATTATCTG GTTTCGCCATGGTAGCGATGGTGGAACTACAAATAAACGAGCCGACGAACGTCCCAGAGTGGCTGTTCGTAATGTTCGCGGTGTGTACCACGGTCCTCGTGGCAGTGCACATCTTCGCCCTCATGATATCCACGTACCTGCTGCCGAATATCGACGCTGTGAGCAAGATGGAGACGCCCGGAGCGCCCGCCAGAGCTCTGCGGGACTCGCCGCATGAGAGGATGCGGGGGTTCATCGAGCTGGCCTGGGCTTTTAGTACAGTTTTAG GTTTATTCTTGTTCCTGGTGGAGATCGCTATTCTCTGCTGGGTGAAGTTCTGGGACTACTCGTTCGCGGCAGCCACGGCTGCCACCGTCATCGTCATACCAG TATTAATCGTCTTCGTAGCGTTCGCGATACATTTCTACCACTCCCTGGTGGTACAGAAGTGCGAGACCTCAAACCAGGACATTGAGCAGTTGGAAAGCATGAAACGGGAACTGGACACCGCTACTGTCAAAGTTAACATGTTTTAA